The Kogia breviceps isolate mKogBre1 chromosome 4, mKogBre1 haplotype 1, whole genome shotgun sequence genome window below encodes:
- the MAP2K7 gene encoding dual specificity mitogen-activated protein kinase kinase 7 isoform X2 — MAASSLEQKLSRLEAKLKQENREARRRIDLNLDISPQRPRPIIVITLSPAPAPSQRAALQLPLANDGGSRSPSSESSPQHPTPPARPRHMLGLPSTLFTPRSMESIEIDQKLQEIMKQTGYLTIGGQRYQAEINDLENLGEMGSGTCGQVWKMRFRKTGHVIAVKQMRRSGNKEENKRILMDLDVVLKSHDCPYIVQCFGTFITNTDVFIAMELMGTCAEKLKKRMQGPIPERILGKMTVAIVKALYYLKEKHGVIHRDVKPSNILLDERGQIKLCDFGISGRLVDSKAKTRSAGCAAYMAPERIDPPDPTKPDYDIRADVWSLGISLVELATGQFPYKNCKTDFEVLTKVLQEEPPLLPGHMGFSGDFQSFVKDCLTKDHRKRPKYNKLLEHSFIKRYETLEVDVASWFKDVMAKTESPRASGVLSQHHLPFFR; from the exons ATGGCGGCGTCCTCCCTGGAGCAGAAGCTGTCCCGCCTGGAAGCAAAGCTGAAGCAGGAGAACCGCGAGGCCCGGCGGAGGATCGACCTCAACCTGGATATCAGCCCCCAGCGGCCCAGGCCCA TTATTGTGATCACTCTAAGCCCTGCTCCTGCCCCGTCCCAACGAGCAG CCCTGCAGCTCCCACTGGCCAATGATGGGGGCAGCCGCTCACCGTCCTCCGAGAGCTCCCCGCAGCACCCCAcgccccccgcccggccccgccaCATGCTGGGGCTCCCATCAACCTTGTTCACACCTCGCAGCATGGAGAG CATCGAGATTGACCAGAAGCTGCAGGAGATCATGAAGCAGACGGGCTACCTGACCATTGGGGGCCAG CGCTACCAGGCGGAAATCAACGACCTGGAGAACCTGGGGGAGATGGGCAGCGGCACCTGTGGCCAGGTGTGGAAGATGCGTTTCCGGAAGACGGGGCACGTCATCGCTGTCAAA CAAATGCGGCGCTCGGGGAACAAGGAAGAGAACAAGCGGATCCTCATGGACCTGGACGTGGTGCTCAAGAGCCATGACTGCCCCTACATCGTGCAGTGCTTTGGGACCTTCATCACCAAC ACGGACGTCTTCATTGCCATGGAGCTTATGGGCACGTGCGCCGAGAAGCTCAAGAAGCGGATGCAGGGCCCTATCCCTGAGCGGATCCTGGGCAAGATGACGGTGGCG ATCGTGAAGGCACTCTACTACCTGAAGGAGAAGCACGGCGTGATCCACCGGGACGTCAAGCCCTCCAACATCCTGCTGGATGAGCGGGGCCAGATCAAGCTCTGCGACTTCGGCATCAGTGGCCGCCTTGTTGACTCCAAAGCCAAAACGCGGAGCGCAGGTTGCGCTGCCTACATGGCA CCTGAGCGCATTGACCCCCCGGACCCCACCAAGCCCGACTACGACATCCGGGCTGATGTGTGGAGCCTGGGCATCTCCTTG GTGGAGCTGGCGACGGGACAGTTTCCCTACAAGAACTGCAAGACGGACTTTGAGGTCCTCACCAAAGTTCTACAGGAAGAACCCCCACTCCTGCCCGGTCACATGGGCTTCTCGGGGGACTTTCAGTCCTTCGTCAAAGActg cCTTACTAAAGATCACAGGAAGAGACCAAAGTATAATAAGCTACTT GAACACAGCTTCATCAAGCGCTACGAGACGCTGGAGGTGGATGTGGCGTCCTGGTTCAAGGATGTCATGGCGAAGACCGAGTCGCCGCGCGCAAGCGGGGTCCTGAGCCAGCACCACCTGCCCTTCTTCAGGTAG
- the MAP2K7 gene encoding dual specificity mitogen-activated protein kinase kinase 7 isoform X1, with translation MAASSLEQKLSRLEAKLKQENREARRRIDLNLDISPQRPRPTLQLPLANDGGSRSPSSESSPQHPTPPARPRHMLGLPSTLFTPRSMESIEIDQKLQEIMKQTGYLTIGGQVLPFPWAPPGRVGRTQLVGLGWGWRAEAQWTPSPGSPCQRYQAEINDLENLGEMGSGTCGQVWKMRFRKTGHVIAVKQMRRSGNKEENKRILMDLDVVLKSHDCPYIVQCFGTFITNTDVFIAMELMGTCAEKLKKRMQGPIPERILGKMTVAIVKALYYLKEKHGVIHRDVKPSNILLDERGQIKLCDFGISGRLVDSKAKTRSAGCAAYMAPERIDPPDPTKPDYDIRADVWSLGISLVELATGQFPYKNCKTDFEVLTKVLQEEPPLLPGHMGFSGDFQSFVKDCLTKDHRKRPKYNKLLEHSFIKRYETLEVDVASWFKDVMAKTESPRASGVLSQHHLPFFR, from the exons ATGGCGGCGTCCTCCCTGGAGCAGAAGCTGTCCCGCCTGGAAGCAAAGCTGAAGCAGGAGAACCGCGAGGCCCGGCGGAGGATCGACCTCAACCTGGATATCAGCCCCCAGCGGCCCAGGCCCA CCCTGCAGCTCCCACTGGCCAATGATGGGGGCAGCCGCTCACCGTCCTCCGAGAGCTCCCCGCAGCACCCCAcgccccccgcccggccccgccaCATGCTGGGGCTCCCATCAACCTTGTTCACACCTCGCAGCATGGAGAG CATCGAGATTGACCAGAAGCTGCAGGAGATCATGAAGCAGACGGGCTACCTGACCATTGGGGGCCAGGTACTGCCCTTCCCTTGGGCCCCcccagggagggtgggcaggacGCAGCTGgtaggtctgggctgggggtggagggcagaggCCCAGTGGACCCCCAGCCCTGGCTCTCCTTGCCAGCGCTACCAGGCGGAAATCAACGACCTGGAGAACCTGGGGGAGATGGGCAGCGGCACCTGTGGCCAGGTGTGGAAGATGCGTTTCCGGAAGACGGGGCACGTCATCGCTGTCAAA CAAATGCGGCGCTCGGGGAACAAGGAAGAGAACAAGCGGATCCTCATGGACCTGGACGTGGTGCTCAAGAGCCATGACTGCCCCTACATCGTGCAGTGCTTTGGGACCTTCATCACCAAC ACGGACGTCTTCATTGCCATGGAGCTTATGGGCACGTGCGCCGAGAAGCTCAAGAAGCGGATGCAGGGCCCTATCCCTGAGCGGATCCTGGGCAAGATGACGGTGGCG ATCGTGAAGGCACTCTACTACCTGAAGGAGAAGCACGGCGTGATCCACCGGGACGTCAAGCCCTCCAACATCCTGCTGGATGAGCGGGGCCAGATCAAGCTCTGCGACTTCGGCATCAGTGGCCGCCTTGTTGACTCCAAAGCCAAAACGCGGAGCGCAGGTTGCGCTGCCTACATGGCA CCTGAGCGCATTGACCCCCCGGACCCCACCAAGCCCGACTACGACATCCGGGCTGATGTGTGGAGCCTGGGCATCTCCTTG GTGGAGCTGGCGACGGGACAGTTTCCCTACAAGAACTGCAAGACGGACTTTGAGGTCCTCACCAAAGTTCTACAGGAAGAACCCCCACTCCTGCCCGGTCACATGGGCTTCTCGGGGGACTTTCAGTCCTTCGTCAAAGActg cCTTACTAAAGATCACAGGAAGAGACCAAAGTATAATAAGCTACTT GAACACAGCTTCATCAAGCGCTACGAGACGCTGGAGGTGGATGTGGCGTCCTGGTTCAAGGATGTCATGGCGAAGACCGAGTCGCCGCGCGCAAGCGGGGTCCTGAGCCAGCACCACCTGCCCTTCTTCAGGTAG
- the MAP2K7 gene encoding dual specificity mitogen-activated protein kinase kinase 7 isoform X3: MAASSLEQKLSRLEAKLKQENREARRRIDLNLDISPQRPRPTLQLPLANDGGSRSPSSESSPQHPTPPARPRHMLGLPSTLFTPRSMESIEIDQKLQEIMKQTGYLTIGGQRYQAEINDLENLGEMGSGTCGQVWKMRFRKTGHVIAVKQMRRSGNKEENKRILMDLDVVLKSHDCPYIVQCFGTFITNTDVFIAMELMGTCAEKLKKRMQGPIPERILGKMTVAIVKALYYLKEKHGVIHRDVKPSNILLDERGQIKLCDFGISGRLVDSKAKTRSAGCAAYMAPERIDPPDPTKPDYDIRADVWSLGISLVELATGQFPYKNCKTDFEVLTKVLQEEPPLLPGHMGFSGDFQSFVKDCLTKDHRKRPKYNKLLEHSFIKRYETLEVDVASWFKDVMAKTESPRASGVLSQHHLPFFR, encoded by the exons ATGGCGGCGTCCTCCCTGGAGCAGAAGCTGTCCCGCCTGGAAGCAAAGCTGAAGCAGGAGAACCGCGAGGCCCGGCGGAGGATCGACCTCAACCTGGATATCAGCCCCCAGCGGCCCAGGCCCA CCCTGCAGCTCCCACTGGCCAATGATGGGGGCAGCCGCTCACCGTCCTCCGAGAGCTCCCCGCAGCACCCCAcgccccccgcccggccccgccaCATGCTGGGGCTCCCATCAACCTTGTTCACACCTCGCAGCATGGAGAG CATCGAGATTGACCAGAAGCTGCAGGAGATCATGAAGCAGACGGGCTACCTGACCATTGGGGGCCAG CGCTACCAGGCGGAAATCAACGACCTGGAGAACCTGGGGGAGATGGGCAGCGGCACCTGTGGCCAGGTGTGGAAGATGCGTTTCCGGAAGACGGGGCACGTCATCGCTGTCAAA CAAATGCGGCGCTCGGGGAACAAGGAAGAGAACAAGCGGATCCTCATGGACCTGGACGTGGTGCTCAAGAGCCATGACTGCCCCTACATCGTGCAGTGCTTTGGGACCTTCATCACCAAC ACGGACGTCTTCATTGCCATGGAGCTTATGGGCACGTGCGCCGAGAAGCTCAAGAAGCGGATGCAGGGCCCTATCCCTGAGCGGATCCTGGGCAAGATGACGGTGGCG ATCGTGAAGGCACTCTACTACCTGAAGGAGAAGCACGGCGTGATCCACCGGGACGTCAAGCCCTCCAACATCCTGCTGGATGAGCGGGGCCAGATCAAGCTCTGCGACTTCGGCATCAGTGGCCGCCTTGTTGACTCCAAAGCCAAAACGCGGAGCGCAGGTTGCGCTGCCTACATGGCA CCTGAGCGCATTGACCCCCCGGACCCCACCAAGCCCGACTACGACATCCGGGCTGATGTGTGGAGCCTGGGCATCTCCTTG GTGGAGCTGGCGACGGGACAGTTTCCCTACAAGAACTGCAAGACGGACTTTGAGGTCCTCACCAAAGTTCTACAGGAAGAACCCCCACTCCTGCCCGGTCACATGGGCTTCTCGGGGGACTTTCAGTCCTTCGTCAAAGActg cCTTACTAAAGATCACAGGAAGAGACCAAAGTATAATAAGCTACTT GAACACAGCTTCATCAAGCGCTACGAGACGCTGGAGGTGGATGTGGCGTCCTGGTTCAAGGATGTCATGGCGAAGACCGAGTCGCCGCGCGCAAGCGGGGTCCTGAGCCAGCACCACCTGCCCTTCTTCAGGTAG
- the LRRC8E gene encoding volume-regulated anion channel subunit LRRC8E, whose translation MIPVAEFKQFVEHQPSFKVLKPWWDVLAEYLTVAMLMIGVFGCTLQVTQDKIICLPSHEPRENLSEAPCQQLLLQGVSEPVGDLRELSGLRNNLDLQQYSFINQLCYETALHWYAKYFPYLVVIHTLIFMVCTSFWFKFPGTSSKIEHFISILGKCFDSPWTTRALSEVSRENHKDPAASGRAMVTTAAAAAGLGKAGEAEKEKVLAEPEKVVMEPPAVTLLDKKEGEQAKALFEKVKKFRMHVEEGDILYTMYIRQTVLKVCKFLAILVYNLVYVGKISFLVACTVETSEVTGYASFCCNHTKAHLFSKLAFCYISFVCVYGITCFYTLCWLFHRPLKEYSFRSVREETGMGDIPDVKNDFAFMLHLIDQYDSLYSKRFAVFLSEVSESRLKQLNLNHEWTTDKLRQKLQRNACGRLELALCMLPGLPDTVFELSEVEALRLEAICDITFPPGLSQLVHLQELSLVHSPARLPFSSQVFLRDQLKVIRVKCEELREVPLWVFGLRGLEELHLEGVFPLELARAATLESLRELKQLKVLSLRSNAGKVPASVTDVAGHLQRLSLHNDGARLLALNSLKKLAVLRELELVACGLERIPHAIFSLGALQELDLKNNHLRSIEEILSFQHCRKLVTLRLWHNQIAYVPEHVRKLRGLEQLYLSHNKLETLPTQLGMCSGLRLLDISHNGLHSLPAELGLLQNLQHLALSYNALEFLPDELFFCRKLRTLLLGYNILSQLSPQVGALRALSRLELKGNRLEALPEELGNCGGLKKSGLLVEDTLYEGLPAEVRDRMEME comes from the exons ATGATTCCGGTGGCGGAGTTCAAGCAGTTCGTGGAGCACCAGCCCTCCTTCAAGGTGCTCAAACCTTGGTGGGACGTGCTGGCCGAGTACCTCACCGTGGCTATGCTCATGATCGGGGTCTTCGGCTGCACCCTCCAG GTGACACAGGACAAGATCATCTGTCTGCCCAGTCATGAACCCCGGGAGAACTTATCAGAGGCCCCGTGCCAGCAACTGCTGCTGCAGGGGGTCTCCGAGCCCGTGGGGGACCTCCGGGAGTTGAGCGGCCTCAGGAACAACCTGGACCTGCAGCAATACAGCTTCATTAACCAGCTCTGCTACGAGACGGCCCTCCACTGGTATGCCAAGTACTTCCCCTACCTGGTCGTCATCCACACTCTCATCTTCATGGTCTGCACCAGCTTCTGGTTCAAGTTCCCCGGCACCAGCTCCAAGATCGAACACTTCATCTCCATCCTGGGCAAGTGTTTCGACTCTCCGTGGACCACGCGGGCCCTGTCCGAGGTCTCCAGGGAGAACCACAAGGACCCTGCCGCCTCCGGTCGGGCAATGGTGACcacggcagcggcggcggcaggaCTGGGGAAGGCGGGTGAGGCTGAGAAGGAGAAGGTGCTGGCGGAGCCCGAGAAGGTGGTGATGGAGCCACCGGCTGTCACCCTGCTGGACAAAAAGGAGGGTGAGCAGGCCAAAGCCCTGTTCGAGAAGGTCAAGAAATTCCGCATGCACGTGGAAGAGGGGGACATCCTGTACACCATGTACATCCGGCAGACGGTGCTCAAGGTCTGCAAGTTCTTGGCCATCCTGGTCTACAACCTCGTCTACGTGGGGAAGATCAGCTTCCTGGTGGCCTGTACGGTGGAGACCTCAGAGGTCACGGGCTATGCCAGCTTCTGCTGCAACCACACCAAGGCCCACCTCTTCTCCAAGCTGGCTTTCTGCTACATCTCCTTCGTGTGCGTCTACGGGATCACCTGCTTTTACACACTCTGCTGGCTCTTCCACCGGCCCCTCAAGGAGTACTCCTTCCGATCCGTGCGGGAGGAGACGGGCATGGGCGACATCCCCGACGTCAAGAACGACTTTGCCTTCATGCTGCACCTCATCGACCAGTACGACTCCCTCTACTCCAAGCGCTTCGCTGTCTTCCTCTCCGAGGTCAGCGAGAGCCGCCTGAAGCAGCTCAACCTCAACCACGAGTGGACGACCGACAAGCTGCGGCAGAAGCTGCAGCGCAACGCCTGCGGCCGGCTCGAGCTGGCCCTCTGCATGCTCCCGGGGCTGCCCGACACGGTCTTCGAGCTCAGCGAGGTGGAGGCACTGCGGCTGGAGGCCATCTGTGACATCACCTTCCCCCCAGGCCTCTCGCAGCTAGTGCACCTGCAGGAGCTCAGCCTGGTCCACTCGCCAGCCAGGCTGCCCTTCTCCTCGCAGGTCTTCCTGCGGGACCAGCTGAAGGTCATCCGGGTCAAGTGCGAGGAGCTCCGAGAGGTGCCCCTCTGGGTGTTCGGGCTGCGGGGCCTGGAGGAGCTGCACCTGGAGGGGGTCTTCCCCCTGGAGCTGGCCCGGGCGGCGACCCTCGAGAGTCTCCGGGAGCTGAAGCAGCTGAAGGTGCTGTCTCTGCGGAGCAACGCCGGCAAGGTGCCCGCCAGCGTGACCGACGTGGCCGGTCACCTGCAGCGGCTCAGCCTGCACAACGACGGGGCCCGCCTGCTGGCACTGAACAGCCTCAAGAAGCTGGCGGTGCTTCGGGAGCTGGAGCTGGTGGCCTGCGGGCTGGAGCGCATCCCCCATGCCATCTTCAGCCTGGGCGCACTGCAGGAACTGGACCTCAAGAACAACCACCTGCGGTCCATCGAGGAGATCCTCAGCTTCCAGCACTGCCGCAAGCTCGTCACACTCCGGCTGTGGCACAACCAGATCGCCTACGTCCCCGAGCACGTACGGAAGCTCCGGGGCCTTGAGCAGCTCTATCTCAGCCACAACAAACTGGAGACACTGCCCACCCAGCTCGGCATGTGCTCTGGCCTCCGCCTGCTGGACATCTCCCATAACGGGCTGCACTCCCTGCCGGCCGAGCTGGGCCTCCTCCAGAACCTGCAGCACCTGGCTCTCTCCTACAACGCCCTGGAGTTTCTGCCCGACGAGCTCTTCTTCTGCCGCAAGCTGCGGACGCTGCTCCTTGGCTACAACATCCTGAGCCAGCTCTCGCCCCAGGTGGGGGCCCTCAGGGCCCTCAGCCGCCTGGAGCTCAAGGGCAACCGGCTGGAGGCACTGCCGGAGGAACTCGGCAACTGTGGGGGACTGAAGAAGTCGGGGCTCCTGGTGGAGGACACCCTTTACGAAGGGCTGCCGGCAGAGGTGCGGGACAGGATGGAGATGGAGTGA
- the SNAPC2 gene encoding snRNA-activating protein complex subunit 2: MKPPQRRRVAPARYLGEVAGPAAWSAREKRQLLRLLQARRGQPEPDAAELARQLSGRSEVEIQDFLRQLKGRVVRKATQGMHPGGPQGARRRETQTPAPIEVWMDLAEKITGPLEEALTVAFSQVLTIAATEPISLLHSQPPKPTQARGKLLLLSAPRGQEDLGPEAPGPGPEAPGPAPEAPGRQEAPGPAPKTQGPAPEASSESLAGLSAEEDFSVDFEKIYKYLSSISRGGQGPELSAAESAVVLDLLMALPEELSRLPCAALIEHMSDMYLRLMAPQPDPASGGLGSGAEHDGTGSRGQEEAGQATPQAPENAGPSEPISTWQAAGICPLNPFLVPLKLLGQVATSAR; this comes from the exons ATGAAGCCCCCGCAGCGGCGGCGAGTGGCCCCGGCGCGCTATCTGGGTGAGGTGGCCGGCCCCGCGGCTTGGAGCGCCCGCGAGAAGCGGCAGCTGTTACGACTACTGCAGGCGCGACGGGGCCAGCCGGAGCCGGACGCCGCCGAGCTGGCCCGGCAGCTGTCGGGCCGGAGCGAGGTCGAG ATCCAGGACTTTCTCCGGCAGCTCAAGGGTCGAGTGGTCCGAAAGGCCACTCAGGGGATGCATCCAGGTGGCCCACAGGGTGCCAGGCGCCGGGAAACACAGACCCCGGCCCCCATCGAG GTGTGGATGGATCTGGCAGAGAAGATAACAGGCCCGCTGGAGGAGGCCCTGACCGTGGCTTTCTCACAG GTGCTCACCATCGCGGCCACGGAGCCCATCAGCCTCCTGCACTCCCAGCCCCCCAAGCCCACGCAGGCTCGTGGAAAGCTACTGCTCCTCAGCGCTCCTAGAGGGCAGGAGGACCTGGGCCCTGAGGCTCCTGGCCCGGGCCCTGAggctcctggccccgcccctgAGGCCCCTGGACGGCAGGAggctcctggccccgcccccaaGACGCAAGGCCCTGCCCCTGAGGCATCCTCTGAGTCCCTGGCTGGCCTGTCCGCTGAGGAAGACTTTTCTGTGGACTTCGAGAAGATCTACAAGTACCTGTCGTCCATCTCCCGCGGCGGCCAAGGCCCCGAGCTTTCTGCAGCTG AGTCAGCTGTGGTCCTTGACCTGCTCATGGCACTTCCTGAGGAGTTATCCCGCCTGCCCTGCGCCGCCCTGATTGAACATATGTCAGATATGTACCTACGCCTGATGGCCCCCCAGCCCGACCCTGCCAGTGGGGGCCTGGGGTCTGGGGCTGAGCATGACGGGACAGGTTCCAGGGGGCAAGAGGAGGCTGGCCAGGCCACTCCTCAGGCCCCCGAGAATGCTGGGCCCAGCGAACCGATATCCACTTGGCAAGCAGCCGGGATCTGCCCCCTGAACCCATTCCTGGTACCCCTGAAGCTTCTAGGCCAGGTGGCCACCTCTGCAAGGTGA
- the TGFBR3L gene encoding transforming growth factor-beta receptor type 3-like protein codes for MGHGGGQQVPVEGEVGRWGPGAAWAQPMVHNPFSGHHQGQSRLPACSAQCYLGRSSTLGTVIPLLPGRPPFPVSQLPASKNGASTLPPNGPAVTPEEPLVLVSPFPAAPGPTLRRPLFSLELSDAEDAFPCRAGPLEVPADSRMFVQAALARPSPRWAMALHRCSVTPSSRPTPGPALALLRGGCSADSSVTFPPPRPLPGAARPARFSFRLRQVFSASVQFPHCQLSRCRRLREPARRLPGALTSPPLASPSSQCLPQDEACAGAGSGRDESLGADSPHLHTLTQPIMVTVPRLPPRPPKGIPGSAVRPEPPAPAPGVLEPAPMVALVLAAFVLGAALAAGLGLVCAHSSPPPRGPPPRASHSGPTPRRPQ; via the exons ATGGGGCATGGTGGAGGGCAGCAGGTGCCg GTAGAGGGTGAAGTGGGCAGGTGGGGGCCTGGGGCGGCCTGGGCCCAGCCCATGGTCCACAACCCCTTCTCAGGCCACCA CCAAGGCCAGAGCCGCCTGCCCGCCTGCTCGGCCCAGTGCTACCTCGGCCGGTCCAGCACGCTGGGCACCGTGATCCCCCTGCTCCCAGGAAGACCACCTTTCCCAGTGAGCCAACTG CCTGCGA GCAAGAACGGGGCCAGCACCCTCCCCCCAAACGGCCCTGCTGTGACCCCAGAGGAGCCCTTGGTCCTCG TGTCTCCGTTCCCCGCGGCGCCAGGGCCCACGCTGCGCCGACCCCTTTTCAGTCTGGAGCTGTCGGACGCGGAGGACGCCTTCCCGTGCCGCGCGGGGCCGCTGGAGGTCCCGGCTGACAGCCGCATGTTCGTGCAG GCGGCCCTGGCCCGTCCTTCCCCGCGCTGGGCCATGGCCCTGCACCGCTGCTCGGTGACACCATCCTCACGCCCGACCCCGGGTCCCGCCCTGGCGCTGCTGCGTGGGGGCTGTTCCGCCGACTCCTCGGTCACCTTCCCGCCACCGCGGCCGCTCCCAGGTGCCGCTCGCCCCGCGCGCTTCAGCTTCCGCCTGCGCCAGGTCTTCAGCGCCTCTGTGCAGTTCCCGCACTGCCAGCTGAGCCGCTGCCGCCGCCTCCGGGAGCCCGCCAGACGCCTGC CCGGGGCCCTGACGTCCCCGCCTcttgcctccccctcctcccagtgtCTGCCTCAGGATGAGGCGTGCGCGGGCGCCGGCAGTGGCCGCGATGAGAGTCTGGGTGCCGACAGCCCTCACCTGCACACGCTGACGCAGCCCATCATGGTCACGGTGCCGCGGCTGCCCCCCA GGCCACCCAAGGGCATCCCTGGCAGTGCCGTGAGACCCGAGCCTCCCGCGCCGGCCCCGGGGGTCCTGGAGCCCGCGCCGATGGTAGCACTTGTCTTGGCCGCCTTCGTGCTGGGCGCCGCTCTGGCCGCCGGGCTCGGCCTCGTCTGTGCTCACTCAT CGCCCCCGCCCCGCGGCCCGCCCCCGAGAGCCTCGCACAGCGGCCCCACGCCCAGGAGGCCCCAGTGA
- the CTXN1 gene encoding cortexin-1: MSATWTLSPEPLPPSTGPPVGSGLDAEQRTVFAFVLCLLVVLVLLMVRCVRILLDPYSRMPASSWTDHKEALERGQFDYALV; this comes from the coding sequence ATGAGCGCGACGTGGACGCTGTCCCCCGAGCCGCTGCCGCCATCGACGGGGCCGCCGGTGGGCTCGGGCCTGGACGCGGAGCAGCGCACCGTGTTCGCCTTCGTGCTGTGCCTGCTCGTGGTGCTGGTGCTGCTGATGGTGCGCTGCGTGCGTATCCTGCTCGACCCCTACAGCCGCATGCCCGCCTCGTCCTGGACAGACCACAAGGAGGCGCTCGAGCGCGGGCAGTTCGACTACGCGCTGGTCTGA